From one Sphaeramia orbicularis chromosome 9, fSphaOr1.1, whole genome shotgun sequence genomic stretch:
- the tcima gene encoding transcriptional and immune response regulator a, with amino-acid sequence MSTYVSYECRRVSPSVHGNKFDTAHRKKAVANIFENVNQDALMRLFQKTGDMKAEERVRSIFSYTQDPEETARALMALKQRKKDKFLQIAGMVRQLLKVR; translated from the coding sequence ATGTCGACCTACGTGTCCTACGAATGCCGCCGGGTCAGCCCTTCTGTCCACGGCAACAAGTTTGACACGGCGCACCGCAAAAAGGCCGTGGCCAACATCTTCGAGAACGTCAACCAGGACGCGCTGATGAGGCTCTTCCAGAAAACGGGCGACATGAAGGCGGAGGAGAGGGTGAGGAGCATCTTCTCCTACACCCAGGACCCGGAGGAGACGGCCCGGGCCCTGATGGCTCTGAAGCAGCGGAAGAAGGACAAGTTCCTGCAGATCGCAGGGATGGTCCGACAGCTGCTCAAAGTGCGCTGA